One Salvelinus sp. IW2-2015 unplaced genomic scaffold, ASM291031v2 Un_scaffold2171, whole genome shotgun sequence genomic window, ctccctctctgttcttctcACCACCAGTCCCCGTAATCTTCTCAGTCACAATTGAATGTTTTGCATTCATTTCCCCCAAAGGAAGTTGCTGACACTATTTCAACGTCATTTCATGTCCTAGAGAGGAAATTCACATGTAGGTTCCACCTCCAAAGAATGATGAAGGCTACTTATACATGTTCAGGGATTGGGTGTGGGAATTTTCACgtgtggtggtgttggagggGTTGAAATCAAATCTTACTTAGAACccagcactgtatgtgtgtgtatattgtacaATCAATAACTGAGAGAGAGCCACAATATCACATTCATTTTAAATGTTAGTGGCCGCATATGTCTCTAATTGGTCGGCCCGGCCCTGCACATGTGCAGCATGTGGTGTTTAATATGGGAGTTGGAGACATTATGAAGAACATCTGTTATAAACCACGGCAAcgctgccatgttgatctgaaaACTATATCAGTGTCCGACTTCCGGCTGTCGCAGATGCYACCTCCCGCAACWTCACTCTTCAACTTTTGTCTACAGTCGGCTGCTTTCTCCTTAAACACACCCATTTTCTTTCTCTAAACTTTCAGTTGTCTCTGAGCTGTACCAGTGACAGTAGGTTATGGTGGGGGATAATTACATGTAATTGAAGAATGACTGTGACACTGAAGTTAATCACTGTAATTGCTACAGGCGCTGAGAACATGAGGTCACACAAGTCATCCTATTATCACTCTGGCCTCACTCATCACTCTggtctctctcatcactctggCCTCACCTCATCACTCTTGGCTCTCCTCCATCATCTGGCCCTCACTCATCACTCTGGCCTCACTCATCACTCTGCCTCACTCATCACTCTGGCCTCTCTCATCACTCTGGCCTCTCTCATCACTCTGGCCTCTCTGCATCCTCTCTGGCCTCTCTATCACTCTGTCCTCACTCATCACTCTGGTCTCTCCCATCACTTTCTGGCCTCAACTCATCACTCTGGCCTTTCTCATCACTTTGGACTCTCTCATGCCTCTGgcctctctcatcactctcctaTGGTGATAACTGACTCTGAGGAGGGACAACAGCACACTCCTGTGGTAGATAACTGACTCTGAGGAGGGACAACAGCACACTCCTGTGGTAGATAACTGACTCTGAGGAGGGACAACAGCACTTTCCTGAGCATGGGTAAACCTCCCAAGATGTACACCCATTGGTTGAGAGAAGATGGTGATAATTGCCAGAGTGAGCCCATTGGTTGAACAGCAAGCGTGAGAATTGTGACTTGCTTATAGACTATAAGGTCAATAGGTGAATGACATTCAACACATGGCTAATAGGGAAGAGGAGAAACAAGACActatgattatatatattttttaaatgtaacctttatttaactaggcaagtcatttaggaacaaatacttatttacaatgatggcctaccccggacgtCACTGGGCRaattgtgcgccgccctacgggactcccaatcccaaCCGGAtgtgaaccagggactgtagtaacacctcttgcactgaaatgcagtaccttagacccctgcgccactctgGAGAACATCATGATGATGATATGTTTGTATTCATTCCCACTGTGATGATGATACGTTTGTATTCATTCTCACTGTGATGATGATACGTTTGTATTCATTCCCACTATGCCCCTAGAATAGGAAACAAAGGGTATGTTATGTTACACTTACTAGACATAGTTAAATGACCATTCAGACTTCCTGATTGAACTTCCTGAAACTACATTATAATTTCCACACAATCTAAATCAGGGAGGGGCKACAAAAAATCTGYACTCATGTGYGGCAACAGTAGCTCTCGGTCTGcctacccacatccatacccacacatgcagaagTATTTTTTGAGGGCCCTAAGTTACATTTAGttgggagccccccccccccaccttgcgacacaatttttatttatttttcgacAGCAGAGAAAAAGTTTTATatatctacacattttgccattgggcgtagagaaaatggtgcagttttaaagcaagtttgctgcaattctaaacattttaacatgtggcagagagaagatttagcaattttacagctattttcctgcaattccacaaaTTTTGCTATAGGTTGTAGAGAAGTGTTTGAAGTTTTCAATATGATATCTGAATGAGAGTGGTAATTTGACCAATTTTATGATAGCTGGCTAGAGCAATCTagaaaatgttagctgacatgYGCTAATTGAGAGACTGTCAGTGATTGACACAACAACAGGAAAATGCTGACACAGAACCACATTTCTAAATTTCACCTTGTTTATTCTACCATTCTTAATATTCAATATTAAGTTGATAACCCAAAATTGATCAGTTTTGTAAATTGATCCGCTGgcctacaaaagggggggggggggcgtcagtTGCCTGTCCCTGATATAAATGATAGACGTTGTAAGATCCACTAGAWTGTCTTGTCAGGTGCAGACTTGGCCATGAGGTGTTTCCTGTTGTTCTTATCAGGCTTCAGCAGAATGATGTAACATTTGGGCAGGAAGAGGCAGGTCAGCAGGCCGAAACTGGAGCCCAGGATGGCGAACACCTCCGTGGCCGTGGAGTACTTCCCAGGAGAGCTGACGTAGGCAGGGATGAAGGAGATCCACACGGCACAGAAGATCAGCATGCTGAAGGTGATGAGCTTGGCCTCGTTGAAGttgtctgggagtttcctggccaggaAGGctaagaggagacagagggaggccaGCAGGCCGATGTAGCCKAGCACAAGGCAGAAGCCCAGGGCTGAGCCCTCATCACATAGGAGGATGACACAGGCACTCTCACGTGTCATCAGTCTGCGTGGGCTGGGAGGGGAAACAGCCAGCCACACAGCACAGATCACCACCTGGAAGAGGAAAATAATTGTCATGTTGATAAGTCCAACAAGGGTGCATGATACGAAGAGAACAACTGGGTCAATGTTCCTACCTGGACCAGAGTACAGAGTGAGATGAAGGCTCTCTGCTGTAGAGGACCAAACCATTTCATGACATTACTGGCTGGAAGTGTAGCRCTGAAGGCCATCAACACCACTATTGTTTTCCCCAGAACACAAGAGATGCAGAGGACGAAGGTGATCCCAAACGCTGTGTGACGCAGCATACAGGACCACTCAGAGGGCCGGCCAATGAAAGTAAGAGAACACAGAAAACACAGAGTCAAGGAGAAGAGCAGCAGGAAGCTCAGCTCAGAGTTGTTGGCCCTGACAATGGGGGTGGTGCGGTGACAGGCGAATATGAGGACGACTGTGGCAGTGCAGAAGGACCCCAGGAGGGCCACAGAGAGCAGAGCGATACCCATTGTGTCACCGTAGGACAGGAAGTCAACCTGCTTGGGGATGCAGGCTGTACACTCCTCATTGGACCAGAACTCAGGTAGGCAGCGAACACACTCTATAGCATCTGGGGAACATGGAGAAGACAAGACATATTTCTGTAGTGAGGCTGGGTTATGACAACACACGCTCACATCCATACAGGCTGTAGACTGGCCTCACCTGTCTGATTGCTAATCTCCCCTGCTGTACAGACCACACAGTCAAAGCAGCAGATAGGGAAGTGAGGCCTGATGGCCCTCCGAGTGCCTGGATGACAGCTGCTACTGCATACTGACAGAGGGACCTGGGAGGGAGATCACACACTGCTTCAGTCAGAATTAAACATGAATGCACAGGAACACACACGAGAGTAACAGAGAtacaaaaatacatacaaaatacaaATTCAACTTAATTAATGTATTATTTGACCATATTTTATGACCATGAAATTCAAAAGAATACATCTGAAAAGGAAAACTAAACTACTAAATGCAATttcttacaacaacaaaaaaacttttaACAGACATCATAGTTGGATGCAGTTTAATGAAATTAATGTCCTTTGTTGCATCCATCTCCTCCATTTATTCTTTGTCTCCTCATTTTCTAAGAAATTAAATCTATTTTTTCCAAAGAAATCTAACTAGGAcagcattttttaaagaatatgaaGAGATTAAAAGGTAAAAGTTCAGACATTTATGAGAGCCTTACTGTCGTCTGGTTTCCATTCCAGATGATGTCCYTTTTCTGGATGTATAGTTTCTTCCTGCCCAGGCTGGTAGTCTCGTCAAACGTCCCCACTGTGACAAACTCTACCTGGCCCTCTGCCCCTAACTGCCAGTTCACCAGGTCATACACAGCCACTGGGTCCCCGTTCACATCAAACTTAGTCTCATCACCAAAAGAGTTAGAGAACTCCACCTGCTTCAGGTAGTGCAGGAGCTGAGGAGAAAAAGACAATCGGGGAATACATTCAGAATGTTTCAAATGTAaccatttgttttgtttaaaacaattttttaaagTAACTACTTTTCTTTCTTAAAACTATAtatgaaagtaaaaaaaatgttttgtctaaAACTTTATTTAAAAGTATCCATTTTTCTTGTTTAAAACATCAGTACATTTATCTGACCAGTACCAGTCCAGTACCTGCCATGGCTGTACGCTGTCAGTATTTGGGCAGGCATGCAGAGGAAAAGGTCCTCTTCCTGTCTCACAGCTCCTCATAGCATGCAGTGCGTGGGCGATGGCGTACACAGCCTTGTACACATTATAGGATATCCTCAACTGAGACACGTCAGAGTAGATGTTCCGGACACTGCCCAGGTCCTCAGACCCAGAGCACAGAGGTTTACCCCCCTGACTATCTCCACCCCCATCACCCTGCAGGCTACACCTAAACACCTCCTCCCAGAAAGGGCGTAGGAACGGGTCCTTGGAGGCGTCTGGGCTGGAGGGGTGGAGACGCAGCAGGAACTCCTGTAGTCCAGGGATGTGCACAGCTCGGCGGATGGCAAAGCCCATGGAGCCCTGGAGGATGGGGAGGAAGCGGGGTGGGGTGGAGAGAACTGAGGCTGTACTCCAGGCTTCGCTGGCCAGCCACTGCACCCCTGTCAGACCCTGCCGCAAGGCCTCGTCAAACAAAGCTCCAGCATCCTGCTCCAGGGCAAACACCAGAACCACCCCAGTCCCGGAGGACCGAATACGGGCAACGATGGAGGCCATGGCCCCCTCCGCGTGGTTTTTGGGGATGATTTCATGGAGGGCCATGCAGGCACCGAGCTTCTGCACCTAGAAAGGTATActatggtcatttagcagacactttaagCCATAACACATTCACATTGTGTATTTATCCACACAGGAGAAAATGATACAGTATATCCCACAAACCTTCTCAGAAAATATTTGTGCTCCCCCACGACCATATGCATCGTCCCCGGCAACCACACCCACCCATTTCCAGCTGAAGTGCTGGACGAGCTGCACCAGAGCATCGACCTGGAATCAGACATGGATTAACCTTTTCCCAACACTCAATTGGTACTAGAGTAGAGATTCGATAGGAATTagatcagagagagaaagtggagaagTTAGAGAGTTACATGGAATGAGAAGTCACCTGGAAGAAGTCACTGGGCATGGTCCTGAGGAAGGCTGGGAACTCTGCCTTGTTACTGAGACATGCACAGCTAGAGAAATAACTgacctgtgagagagagagagaagagagagagaagagagagagagagagagagaggagagagaagagagagagatgattagaGGAAAAAGTAACTCTTCAGCCAATGTACTTCTGTTAGTAACACCCTTAAACTGTGAAGAGTAGTGTATACTGTTAAATGTAAGTGGTCAGTCTGCCTACCTGAGGTACTCTGAAGACTCCCAGGAAGCGAGCAACCACCAGAGACAGAGTGGAGCCTCCATCCCCGATGACCACCGGAACCTGGCCATGACAGaatcccccctccacctctccttccccttctccccccATCAGTTCCACAGAAGCCCTCAAGGCGTGGTAAGGAGTACTGCACGAATCATATATCTTATATCCCAGAGTGAAGTTGGGGAGCAGATGATCTTCTCTGTTGATCTCCTCGATGGCGAACATCATGGTCTGCATCCAGCGGAATGTCCGGAAGTTAAACCTgcgcgggagaggagaggacagatggaTGAGTCTTACactgaggagagaacagagggatgagTCTTACATTGAATCCTTTTATGGTGACGGCCATAGTCTAGAGAACTAACTCAGACCCTCACCCGGTGCAGCGTGTGCTGGCTGGTTTGGAGGTGAAGGAGAGGTCAGGCTGCAGCACCATGTCATGGAGGGAGAAGAGGCCCCCTAGCATCACATCCCCCTCCCTCTGTAGCATAGGCAGGGCAGAGGGAGCCGCCATCAGTCTACACTGCTGAAGCTTGGACTGAGGCTGGGAGGAGATTAGACAGAAGAACTCCAAGCACAGCACTGTCACACAAAGGGACCCTGATCTCTTCATTGTCTCCGCACTGCCACCATTTGCTCACATAAGTCAAAATTCTATATACCAGTTTATAACTTGTACATCCAACAAAGTCACACCAAGACTTTGACAGTTCCTACTGTACTATAATCCATAAGGACACATARAATTAAGCCATGCAGTAAAGAGAGTTGTTAACTCACTACAACAGCCTGCGTTCCCATGAAGAGAGATTCCTCCAGTTTTAGAAAACACACCCTACTAAACCGTAACATATTGCATATCCTCATAAAGTCCTAGAATACACCTGCCCAACTGCCAAAGACATACAGCCAAGCTGAACCCTCACAGACAGTAcagcacacagacccacacacatcctcACCCACTCATTGTGGGGTCACGGCAAGAGCCCTCTTTATATGTTACCGACCTGactgcctccccctcctctcagaTCACCTCCTGTCAGATAGCTCTTATCTCCCCAGGGATACCGGTCAATGGAAAGACGAGAGCATCTGCCAGTTTCACAGCGAGACAGTGACAATAACAAACAACTGCCATGCACATTGGACCATAATGGAGTGAGACAGGAGACAAACACCATTTACCATTCTGCCTGAGTGAACCAGCTGATCTTACAGCGATGTGAGGAGGCAGAGGGATCACCTCCCTGCAGACAGGTACCTGCTATAAGTCTCAGACCTCTAATTTACACACGCCTCAAGGAAGAATGTGTGTCTCATTGGAGTTATGACAAAATAATTATATAACACTGCTGTTGTCAATAGGAGCAAAACGGTAAGTTTTGTTGAAAGTCTTCCATGTGATGTACAGTACGTATATGttaataaacagtaccagtcaaaagtttggacacacctactcattcaagggtttttcttatttMTACTATTTTRtacattgtagaataatagtgaagacatcaaaactatgaaataacacatatggaatcatgtagtaaccaaaaaagtgttaaacaaattattcAAAgtaccagtgcctacaccacgcaccaggcttccagRgcgtttccagagccctgttcctcctccacgcactcttcctatggtgcgtgtatccagttcggtgcctccagttccggcaccacgcactaagcctcctgtgcgtctccagagtcctgtatgcactgttccttctccccgtacccgtcctgatgtgcgtgccctcaggcccggtgccaccagtgccggtaccacgcacgcagcctatagtgcgcttcgagagtccagtgtgccctgtccctgctcccgactagcatgaaggtgcgtgtccttagcccggtgcctccagttccggcatcACGcatcaggtctacagtgcgccttatccggccagagccatccgtctccccagcgccatctgagccatccgtctcccagcgccatctgagccatccgtctccccagcgccatctgagcatccgtctccccagcgccatctgagccatccgtctcccagcgccatctgagccatccgtctcccagcgccatctgagccatccgctcccagcgcctctgagccatccgtctgcccagtgccgtctgaagCCATCCCGTCCTGTCCGAGCCATGAGCCCCGTCTGTCCcgaccgtcagagccgatagtcagtcaggagccgctagagccattcgtcagacaggatctgccagagccgccaaaccagacaggattctgccagagccccaaccagacaggatctgccagagcgccaaccagacaggatctgccagagccgccaaaccagacaggatctgctagagccgccagtgagccatgagcgtccagagccgtcagccaatAGCGTCCAGAGCCGCACAGCCATGAgcgcagagccgtcagcgagccatgagcagtcCAGAGCCggcagcgagccatgagcgtccagagccgtcagcgagccagtgCAGCGTCCAGACGCCAGCTAGCCATGAGTGTCCAGCTGCCAtgtatccagaactgcccctcagtccagagctgtctctctgtccggagctgcccttcagtccggagttgcccctctatcctgagctaacCTCTTCTATCTGAGCTACCCTCTCTAtactgagctacctctctatcctgacctacctatctgtcctgagctaccttgtcccggagctgtccttaTTTTGATGTTACCCGGTAATTAGGTGGGTGGAgtaagagggtggtcattctgagggagagacgtaagctgggatgactatggtggggtgggacccgCCAGAgcgcctgagccaccaccgtggtcaatgCACCCACCCTGACCCTCCCAGACTTTTTGCTGgttgcgcccggagttcgcaccttaagggggggttatgttcatcttcctgactgttttctgttagtttttgtatgtgttagttggtcaggacgtgagtttgggggCGAGtctatgtttttctgtttctatgttggtttaatgggtactaatatggttctcagattagaggcaggtggttttcatctcctctgatgagaatcatattaaggtaggtgttgtcacattgtttgtcgtgggtgtttgttctcctgtgttagtgttcttctatgtttgcaccatacgggactgtttcggtttgtttgttcattttgttcgttcggtttttatgtagtcatttccctgttcgtgcgttcttcgtgttacatgtaagttcttacgtccaggtRtgtctacattcgttttgttattttgttagttaattcaagtatagttcgttttttgtcttcgttgttttgtcgtgtctaaataaatatcatgtctaagtatcacgctgcgtcttggttcaatccatgctcctcctcttcggatgaagaggaagaggagaaccgttacaccaccctttgccttgatgacagctttgcacactcttggcattccctcaactagcttcatcaggtagtcacctggaatgcatttcaattaacaggtgtgccttgttaatttgtggaatttatttccttcttaatgagtttgagccaatcagttgtgttgtgagaaggtagggatggtatacagaagaaagccctatttggtaaaagactaagtacATAATATGGccagaactgctcaaataagcaaacagaaatgatagtccatcattaatttaagacaagaaggtcaatcaatccggaaaatttcaagaacggaaagtttcttcaagtgatgtcgcaaaaaccatcgtgctatgatgaaactggctctcatgaggaccgacacaggaaaggaagacccagagtgcctctgctgcagagcataagttcattagagttaccagcctcagacatcGGCAATTAAATGCACCtcagaatgcagcccaaataaatgcttcatagagttcaagtaacagacacatctcaacatcaactgttcagtggagactgagtgaatcaggccttcatgatcgaattgctgcaaagaaaccactactcaaggacaccaaaaataagaagagatttacttgggccaagaaacctgagcaattgacattagaccggtggaaatctgtcctttggtctgatgagtccaaatttgagatttttggtcgccgtgtcttcgtgagacgcagagtaggtgaatgaatgatctccagatgtgtggttcccaccgtgtagCATGGAGGAtgagatggtgtgggtgtgctttgctggtgacactgtctatgatttatttacatttcaaggtacacttaaccagcattctgcagcgataagccatcccatctggtttgcgtttagtgggatatcatttgtttttcaacaggacaatgacccaaaatacatctccaggctgtgtaagggctatttgaccaagaaggagagtgatgagtgctgcatcagatgacctggcctccacaatcacccaaccgcaacccaattgagatagcttgggatgagttggactgcagagtgaaggaaaagcagccaacaagtgctcagcatatgtgggaactccttcaagattgttggaaaataattccaggtgaagctggttgagacaatgccaagagtgtacaaagttatcatcaaggcaaagggtggctactttgaaacacttttttggttacttcataattccatatgtgttatttcatagttgtgatgtcttccctgttctacaatatataaaatagtgaaaataaagaaaaacccttgaatgagtaggtgtgtccaaacttttgactggtactgtatacagtgcattcggaaagtattcagaccctttgactttttccacatgttgttaggttacagccttattctaaaatggattcaataattttttcccctcatcaatctacacacaataccccataatgacaatgcaaaaatatatatatattttttgcaaatgtatatattttttttaattatggaatattacatttacataagtattcagaccctctactcagtactttgttgaagcacctttggcaacgattacatcCTTgtgtcttctttggtatgacgctacaagcttggcacacctgtattttgggagtttctcccattcttctctgcagatcctctcaagctctgtcagg contains:
- the LOC112073167 gene encoding extracellular calcium-sensing receptor-like is translated as MAAPSALPMLQREGDVMLGGLFSLHDMVLQPDLSFTSKPASTRCTGFNFRTFRWMQTMMFAIEEINREDHLLPNFTLGYKIYDSCSTPYHALRASVELMGGEGEGEVEGGFCHGQVPVVIGDGGSTLSLVVARFLGVFRVPQVSYFSSCACLSNKAEFPAFLRTMPSDFFQVDALVQLVQHFSWKWVGVVAGDDAYGRGGAQIFSEKVQKLGACMALHEIIPKNHAEGAMASIVARIRSSGTGVVLVFALEQDAGALFDEALRQGLTGVQWLASEAWSTASVLSTPPRFLPILQGSMGFAIRRAVHIPGLQEFLLRLHPSSPDASKDPFLRPFWEEVFRCSLQGDGGGDSQGGKPLCSGSEDLGSVRNIYSDVSQLRISYNVYKAVYAIAHALHAMRSCETGRGPFPLHACPNTDSVQPWQLLHYLKQVEFSNSFGDETKFDVNGDPVAVYDLVNWQLGAEGQVEFVTVGTFDETTSLGRKKLYIQKXDIIWNGNQTTVPLSVCSSSCHPGTRRAIRPHFPICCFDCVVCTAGEISNQTDAIECVRCLPEFWSNEECTACIPKQVDFLSYGDTMGIALLSVALLGSFCTATVVLIFACHRTTPIVRANNSELSFLLLFSLTLCFLCSLTFIGRPSEWSCMLRHTAFGITFVLCISCVLGKTIVVLMAFSATLPASNVMKWFGPLQQRAFISLCTLVQVVICAVWLAVSPPSPRRLMTRESACVILLCDEGSALGFCLVLGYIGLLASLCLLLAFLARKLPDNFNEAKLITFSMLIFCAVWISFIPAYVSSPGKYSTATEVFAILGSSFGLLTCLFLPKCYIILLKPDKNNRKHLMAKSAPDKTX